In uncultured Bacteroides sp., one genomic interval encodes:
- a CDS encoding TlpA disulfide reductase family protein, translating into MKRISYLFALASLSALSCTGGNTYKITGTVSGAADGDSVFIQNRVNREFVKVAAAVIKDGKFVFEGKQDSTVNRYITYTKGETKLYADFFLENGDISLTLGERENIVGTPSNDTYNAFKGKMNEVNDKMEAVYNLMQAPNLSNEDRETKKNELSALESSQTNIIIETIDGNITNPVGIHLLKAYNYYIEYDNLEKILAKVPANFQNNEDILRLKALVKTAKATSVGQKFADLSMLTPDGKSIKLSDYAGKGKYVLIDFWASWCGPCRQEMPNLVKAYSQYKDKGFEIVGVSFDKNGKSWKDGITKLNITWPQMSDLKYWDCEGAKIYAIRSIPHTVLLDKDGKIIARGLHGAELQSKLAELIK; encoded by the coding sequence ATGAAAAGAATTAGTTATTTATTTGCTTTGGCTTCCCTTTCAGCATTATCATGCACCGGAGGGAATACCTATAAAATAACAGGAACAGTATCAGGAGCTGCTGATGGCGACTCTGTGTTTATTCAGAACAGAGTAAACCGTGAATTTGTAAAAGTTGCAGCTGCTGTAATTAAAGACGGCAAATTTGTTTTCGAAGGAAAGCAGGATTCAACTGTAAACCGGTATATAACTTATACCAAAGGAGAGACAAAGTTATATGCGGATTTCTTTCTGGAAAACGGTGATATCAGTCTTACGCTTGGAGAAAGAGAAAATATTGTAGGTACTCCTTCCAACGATACTTATAATGCTTTCAAAGGAAAAATGAATGAAGTGAATGATAAGATGGAAGCTGTATATAATTTAATGCAGGCTCCTAACTTGAGTAATGAAGATAGAGAAACAAAAAAGAATGAATTAAGCGCTCTTGAAAGTAGTCAGACCAATATTATTATTGAAACAATCGATGGAAACATAACCAATCCGGTTGGTATTCATCTGTTGAAAGCATACAATTATTATATTGAGTATGATAATCTGGAAAAGATTCTTGCCAAGGTTCCAGCCAATTTTCAAAACAATGAAGATATTCTTCGTTTGAAGGCTTTGGTAAAGACAGCCAAAGCAACTTCTGTTGGTCAAAAATTTGCAGACTTGTCAATGCTTACTCCAGATGGCAAATCTATTAAATTATCTGATTATGCAGGAAAAGGGAAATATGTACTGATTGATTTCTGGGCTAGCTGGTGTGGTCCTTGTCGCCAGGAAATGCCTAATCTTGTTAAAGCTTACTCTCAGTATAAAGACAAAGGATTTGAAATTGTAGGTGTTTCGTTTGACAAGAACGGAAAATCATGGAAAGACGGTATTACAAAATTAAATATTACTTGGCCTCAGATGTCTGATTTAAAATACTGGGATTGCGAAGGTGCTAAGATTTATGCTATACGCAGCATTCCTCATACTGTATTACTTGATAAAGATGGAAAAATCATTGCTCGTGGACTACACGGTGCAGAGTTGCAAAGTAAATTAGCAGAATTAATCAAATAA
- a CDS encoding sugar phosphate nucleotidyltransferase, which yields MTTTLVVLAAKMGNKYGGLKQLEGIGPNGETILDYSMYDAIKTGFNKVVFVISKYFEEEFKKVVSSKYEGKIEIEYAFQEIESVPEELRNSKRNLLWGSAHALLMAKDVIKEPFGVINAANFYQRESFEILYNELQNIRNTRDKHFLVSFRLANVLAESGGLTRGICEVNEEGNLISIIDRKGVERIGGDPMYLNEFNKWVGLDVASPISMNMWGFTPDIFTSLTHEFDSFIAKSGLDLNSTFTIPQFMNTMVQKGLKVNTISTPAKWMALVSPDDRIQVILRINDLIRKGVYPQKLFELTNL from the coding sequence ATGACTACGACTTTAGTGGTGCTTGCCGCAAAAATGGGTAATAAATATGGTGGCTTAAAACAATTAGAAGGAATTGGGCCAAACGGAGAGACCATTCTCGATTATTCAATGTATGATGCTATAAAAACAGGATTCAATAAGGTAGTATTCGTTATTAGCAAATATTTTGAAGAGGAGTTCAAGAAAGTTGTTTCTTCAAAATACGAAGGTAAGATTGAAATTGAATACGCTTTTCAAGAAATAGAATCTGTTCCTGAGGAACTAAGAAATAGCAAAAGAAACTTGTTGTGGGGGTCGGCACATGCTTTGCTTATGGCTAAGGATGTTATTAAGGAACCTTTTGGTGTAATTAATGCTGCAAACTTTTATCAGCGCGAAAGTTTTGAGATACTCTACAATGAATTACAGAATATTCGTAATACCCGTGATAAACATTTCCTTGTTAGTTTTCGCTTAGCTAATGTTTTAGCTGAAAGTGGCGGACTGACGCGTGGTATATGTGAAGTAAACGAAGAGGGTAATCTGATTTCTATTATTGACCGTAAAGGAGTAGAAAGAATAGGAGGGGATCCTATGTACTTGAATGAGTTTAATAAATGGGTAGGACTTGATGTTGCTTCTCCTATTTCTATGAACATGTGGGGATTTACTCCCGATATATTTACCTCTTTAACTCATGAATTCGATTCTTTTATTGCAAAAAGCGGTCTGGATTTGAATTCAACCTTTACAATTCCTCAGTTTATGAATACTATGGTTCAGAAAGGACTGAAAGTTAATACTATAAGCACTCCGGCAAAATGGATGGCATTAGTTTCTCCTGATGATAGAATTCAGGTAATACTACGTATTAATGATCTTATTCGTAAAGGTGTTTATCCCCAAAAACTATTTGAACTAACCAACCTATAA
- the glgP gene encoding alpha-glucan family phosphorylase encodes MKVKVSNVNVPVWNEITVKSRIPEELKKLSEIAHNIWWSWDSEAVILFRDLDPVLWKEVGLNPVTLLERMSFEKLEALSNDKVIIKRMNDLYARFKEYVDVKPDTNRPSVAYFSMEYGLSSVLKIYSGGLGVLAGDYLKEASDSNVDLCAIGFLYRYGYFNQTLSMDGQQIANYEAQNFGSLPLERVIGADGQPLVVSVPYLDYFVHAYIWRVNVGRVSLYLMDTDNEMNSEFDRPITHQLYGGDWENRLKQEILLGIGGMLTLKVLGIKKDIYHCNEGHAALINVERICDYVATGLSFNEAIELVRASSLYTVHTPVPAGHDYFDEGLFGKYMGGYPKKMGITWNDLMDMGRNNPGDSGERFCMSVFACNTSQEVNAVSWLHGKVSQEMFASIWKGYFPEESHVGYVTNGVHFPTWTATEWKKLYAKYFDASFMYDLSNQKIWEAIYNVPDQEIWNTRITLKNKLVDYIRKQFRDTWLNNQGDPSRIVALLNKINPNALLIGFGRRFATYKRAHLLFTDLDRLSKIVNNPNYPVQFIFTGKAHPHDGAGQGLIRRIIEISRRPEFLGKIIFLENYDMTLARRLVSGVDIWLNTPTRPLEASGTSGEKALMNGVLNFSVLDGWWLEGYRENAGWALTEKVTYQNQEHQDQLDAATIYAMLENEIIPLYYDKNDDGYSPKWVQFVKNSIAQIAPHYTMKRQLDDYYIKFYNKQAKRFHVLADNKNAKAKELAAWKEAVVDKWDTIEVKSVSVNGESGKLIIESGQDYDVEVVIDEKGLDNAIGVEIVTIIVDKDGKQRIYSTDEFELVKKDGDLFAFKTKYSLSNAGSFKVAFRMYPKNIDLPHRQDFCYVRWFNLGV; translated from the coding sequence ATGAAGGTTAAAGTTAGTAACGTGAATGTTCCTGTTTGGAATGAGATAACAGTAAAGTCACGTATTCCTGAGGAATTAAAGAAATTATCAGAAATAGCTCATAACATTTGGTGGTCCTGGGATTCCGAAGCGGTAATTTTATTCCGTGATTTGGATCCTGTACTATGGAAAGAGGTTGGATTAAATCCTGTTACTCTTTTGGAACGTATGAGCTTTGAAAAGCTTGAAGCACTATCAAATGATAAGGTTATCATTAAAAGAATGAATGATCTTTACGCTAGATTTAAAGAATATGTTGATGTTAAACCAGATACTAATCGTCCTTCTGTGGCATATTTCAGTATGGAATATGGTTTATCGAGCGTACTTAAAATCTATTCGGGTGGTTTAGGCGTTTTGGCCGGAGACTATTTGAAAGAAGCGTCGGATAGTAATGTAGATCTTTGTGCTATAGGATTCTTATATAGATATGGCTATTTTAATCAGACTCTGTCAATGGATGGCCAGCAGATTGCTAATTATGAAGCACAAAACTTCGGAAGTCTTCCGTTGGAACGTGTTATAGGTGCCGATGGCCAGCCTCTTGTTGTGTCTGTTCCATATCTTGACTATTTTGTTCATGCATATATCTGGAGAGTAAATGTGGGAAGAGTTTCACTTTACCTGATGGATACAGACAATGAAATGAATAGCGAGTTTGATCGTCCTATTACTCACCAGCTTTATGGTGGTGACTGGGAAAACCGTTTGAAGCAGGAAATACTCTTGGGTATTGGTGGTATGCTAACTTTAAAGGTATTAGGAATAAAGAAAGATATCTATCATTGTAATGAAGGACATGCTGCTTTAATTAATGTTGAACGTATCTGTGATTATGTAGCTACCGGACTTTCATTCAATGAAGCAATCGAATTGGTTCGTGCTTCGTCACTTTATACAGTACACACTCCGGTTCCTGCAGGACACGATTATTTCGATGAAGGCTTGTTTGGTAAATACATGGGAGGATATCCTAAGAAAATGGGTATTACCTGGAATGATTTGATGGATATGGGACGTAATAATCCTGGTGATTCGGGCGAACGTTTCTGTATGTCTGTATTTGCATGTAATACTTCTCAGGAAGTAAATGCTGTGAGCTGGTTACACGGAAAAGTTTCTCAGGAAATGTTTGCTTCAATCTGGAAAGGTTATTTCCCGGAAGAAAGTCACGTAGGGTATGTTACCAACGGTGTTCACTTTCCTACATGGACTGCTACTGAATGGAAGAAGCTTTATGCCAAATATTTCGATGCCAGCTTTATGTACGACCTTTCTAATCAGAAGATTTGGGAAGCTATATATAATGTGCCCGATCAGGAAATCTGGAATACACGTATAACCTTGAAAAATAAGTTGGTTGACTACATCCGCAAGCAATTCCGCGATACTTGGCTGAATAACCAGGGAGATCCTTCTCGTATTGTTGCTTTATTGAACAAGATAAACCCGAATGCTCTTTTAATTGGTTTCGGTCGTCGTTTTGCTACTTATAAGCGTGCACATTTATTGTTCACAGATTTAGATCGCCTTTCTAAGATTGTAAACAACCCAAATTACCCTGTTCAGTTTATATTTACTGGTAAAGCCCATCCACATGATGGAGCAGGACAAGGCTTGATCAGAAGAATTATAGAGATATCTCGTCGTCCTGAGTTTCTTGGAAAAATTATTTTCCTTGAAAATTATGATATGACTCTGGCTCGTAGATTGGTTTCCGGAGTTGATATTTGGCTGAATACTCCAACTCGTCCTTTGGAAGCGTCTGGTACATCTGGTGAAAAAGCTTTGATGAACGGAGTTCTTAATTTCTCTGTACTTGACGGATGGTGGCTTGAAGGCTATCGTGAAAACGCAGGTTGGGCGCTGACTGAGAAAGTTACTTATCAGAATCAGGAACATCAGGATCAGTTAGATGCTGCTACTATCTATGCAATGCTTGAAAATGAAATTATTCCTTTGTATTATGACAAGAACGATGATGGCTATTCTCCAAAATGGGTTCAGTTCGTAAAGAACTCAATTGCTCAGATTGCTCCTCATTACACAATGAAGAGACAGCTTGATGACTACTATATTAAGTTCTATAATAAGCAGGCTAAGCGCTTCCATGTTTTAGCTGATAATAAAAATGCAAAAGCTAAAGAATTGGCTGCTTGGAAAGAGGCTGTAGTAGATAAATGGGATACAATAGAAGTGAAATCTGTTTCAGTAAATGGTGAATCTGGCAAACTAATTATTGAAAGCGGACAAGATTATGACGTAGAAGTTGTAATTGATGAAAAGGGATTGGATAATGCTATTGGAGTTGAAATCGTAACTATTATAGTAGATAAAGATGGCAAACAGCGTATCTATTCAACTGACGAATTTGAATTAGTAAAGAAGGATGGTGACTTGTTTGCATTTAAAACTAAATATAGTTTGTCGAATGCTGGTAGCTTTAAGGTTGCATTCCGTATGTATCCTAAGAATATTGATCTTCCTCATCGTCAGGACTTCTGTTATGTACGTTGGTTTAATTTAGGAGTTTAA
- a CDS encoding carboxypeptidase-like regulatory domain-containing protein: MKTLFKSLICTLILILGASIQSEAFASVAEDYITVNGIVKDSQTKKKVEYATISIPGTTTSTISNVDGEFSLKIKSSVEARELVISHVGYSSSHVSISKGEQEAKTYYLSPNDYVLKEVIVQPALARSLVEEAVSKIEANYSPKSNMFDCFYRETVQKGKRYIQISEAILNLYKEPYTKGIERDRVRIFKGRKLVSPNQKDTLAVKLMGGPYMSVLLDVAKNKDILLDKEMLSSYEYTMEEPVNLDNRQQYVISFRPAVVLPYALYFGKYYIDKQSLAFTRIEFSLDLRDREKAISQILIKKPTGLRFKPLDVNFLITYKVQNGVSYINYIRTESQFNCDWKRRLFKSKYTVLSEVVATERDDAPTESIPYKESFKYDQTFSDKVSSFTDEDFWGGYNIIAPTESLMDGVKKLKKQYK, translated from the coding sequence ATGAAAACACTTTTTAAAAGCTTAATTTGCACGCTTATTTTGATACTTGGAGCAAGTATTCAAAGTGAAGCCTTTGCTTCTGTTGCAGAAGATTATATCACAGTAAACGGAATTGTAAAAGATTCACAGACAAAAAAGAAAGTGGAGTATGCTACAATTTCTATTCCTGGAACTACAACAAGTACGATTAGTAATGTAGATGGAGAATTTTCTCTGAAAATTAAGTCGTCTGTTGAAGCCCGGGAATTGGTGATCTCTCATGTTGGTTATTCAAGTTCACATGTATCTATTTCAAAAGGTGAACAAGAAGCAAAAACCTATTATCTTAGTCCCAATGACTATGTTTTGAAAGAAGTTATTGTTCAACCTGCGTTAGCTCGTTCATTAGTTGAGGAAGCCGTAAGTAAGATTGAAGCTAATTATAGTCCAAAATCTAATATGTTTGACTGCTTCTATCGTGAAACTGTTCAAAAAGGAAAACGCTACATCCAAATATCTGAAGCTATTCTTAATCTATATAAAGAGCCTTACACCAAGGGTATAGAACGAGACCGTGTACGTATCTTTAAAGGTCGTAAATTGGTTAGTCCTAATCAAAAAGATACATTGGCAGTTAAATTAATGGGTGGCCCGTATATGTCTGTCCTACTCGATGTTGCCAAAAATAAAGATATATTGTTAGATAAAGAAATGCTATCCTCTTATGAATACACAATGGAGGAACCTGTAAATCTGGATAATCGTCAACAATATGTTATCAGTTTTCGTCCTGCGGTAGTTTTACCTTATGCGCTTTATTTCGGCAAATATTATATTGATAAACAATCTCTGGCCTTTACACGTATTGAATTTAGTTTAGATTTGCGTGATCGTGAAAAAGCTATCAGTCAGATTCTTATCAAAAAACCTACAGGCTTACGCTTTAAACCGCTGGATGTTAACTTCCTGATTACATACAAAGTGCAAAATGGAGTTAGTTATATAAATTATATACGTACAGAATCTCAGTTTAATTGTGACTGGAAAAGAAGATTGTTCAAGAGTAAATATACTGTCCTTTCAGAAGTGGTAGCTACAGAACGTGATGATGCACCTACAGAATCTATACCATACAAAGAATCCTTTAAGTACGATCAGACTTTCTCTGATAAAGTATCTAGCTTTACAGATGAAGACTTCTGGGGCGGTTACAACATTATAGCACCAACAGAATCATTGATGGATGGTGTGAAGAAGCTGAAAAAACAATATAAATAA
- a CDS encoding FecR family protein, which translates to MFRKEPNTDVAWCALYSRLQNENLLNEEPVQMKQRKRIIPVYWAAACIIALLGTTIFFLYNSDNKSADLLTLQNTENENILVKTLEDGSTVYLNSNASVSYPKSFSGNKREISLKGEALFDVAKNPSKPFLIETEKVTVKVLGTAFKVKSSADGNFELVVQRGKVRVTEKVNGNSIVVTAGQSVSFIDNHLFKYSNKDSNIFNRYTSKMRFKDETLENIVHVINQNNDSFVVLKGGLLKASRLNVQFYKNNVNEMTQIISLALNLKREIRQDTIFISQP; encoded by the coding sequence ATGTTCAGAAAAGAACCAAATACAGATGTTGCATGGTGTGCACTTTATTCAAGGTTGCAAAATGAAAACTTGTTGAATGAAGAACCAGTGCAAATGAAGCAGAGAAAGAGAATAATTCCTGTTTATTGGGCTGCTGCTTGTATAATAGCCCTTCTTGGCACAACGATATTCTTCCTTTATAATTCTGATAATAAGAGTGCAGATTTACTTACGCTTCAGAATACTGAGAACGAGAATATCCTGGTCAAGACATTGGAAGACGGCTCTACAGTTTATTTAAACTCAAACGCTTCAGTTAGTTATCCTAAATCCTTTTCTGGAAATAAGAGAGAGATTTCTTTAAAAGGAGAGGCTCTTTTTGATGTTGCTAAAAATCCTTCAAAACCATTTTTGATTGAAACTGAAAAGGTTACAGTGAAAGTTTTGGGAACCGCATTTAAAGTAAAGTCTTCAGCTGATGGGAACTTCGAACTGGTTGTACAGCGAGGGAAAGTCAGAGTAACAGAAAAGGTTAACGGTAATTCTATTGTAGTAACTGCCGGTCAGTCTGTTTCTTTTATAGATAATCATCTATTTAAATACTCAAATAAGGATAGTAATATTTTTAATCGATATACCTCTAAAATGCGGTTTAAAGATGAAACGCTGGAAAATATAGTGCATGTTATTAATCAAAATAATGATTCCTTTGTTGTTCTTAAAGGAGGTTTATTGAAGGCTTCCAGATTAAATGTGCAATTCTATAAAAATAATGTAAATGAAATGACACAGATTATTAGTCTGGCCCTTAACCTGAAGCGTGAGATTCGCCAAGATACAATTTTTATTTCTCAACCTTAA
- a CDS encoding RNA polymerase sigma-70 factor, with translation MLNDLLLLNKIKNGDVQAFEKLFRSYYKPLCYYADSFLNDMDSAEEIVQNIFYMFWKDRADLQIKLSVKSYLFQSVQNKSFSYLKHLQVMDVYREKVTLEEPEISNFSPANDLEYKELESKFTSLLQRLPERQRRIFCMNRFGGKKYSEIARELSVSVKTVEADISKVLVILRKELKHYNQ, from the coding sequence ATGCTGAATGATTTGCTCCTCCTTAATAAGATAAAAAATGGCGATGTCCAGGCTTTTGAGAAATTATTCCGTTCTTATTATAAGCCTCTTTGCTATTATGCAGATTCTTTCTTAAATGATATGGATAGTGCTGAAGAAATTGTTCAGAACATATTCTATATGTTTTGGAAGGATAGGGCAGATTTACAAATAAAGCTTTCAGTGAAATCTTACTTATTTCAGTCAGTTCAGAATAAATCTTTTAGTTACCTTAAACATCTCCAGGTAATGGATGTGTATCGTGAAAAAGTAACATTGGAAGAACCTGAAATAAGTAACTTTTCACCAGCTAATGATCTGGAATACAAAGAATTGGAGAGCAAATTTACATCTTTACTTCAACGATTGCCTGAGCGGCAGAGAAGAATATTCTGTATGAATCGTTTTGGTGGGAAAAAGTATAGCGAAATAGCCAGGGAACTTTCAGTTTCAGTTAAGACAGTGGAAGCAGATATTAGTAAAGTACTAGTTATTCTGCGCAAAGAATTGAAACATTATAATCAGTGA
- the galE gene encoding UDP-glucose 4-epimerase GalE → MKKRILVTGGTGYIGSHTVVELQNSGYEVIIIDNLSNSSADVVDNIEKVSGIRPVFEELDCLDFAGLDALFTKYKGIEAIIHFAASKAVGESVQKPLLYYRNNLVSLINLLELMPKHGVNGIVFSSSCTVYGEPDQLPVTEQAPIKPATSPYGNTKQINEEIVKDTVTSGSPINAILLRYFNPIGAHPTALLGELPNGVPQNLVPYITQTAIGIREQLSVFGHDYNTPDGTCIRDFINVVDLAKAHVIAIDRILNGKQKAKVETFNIGTGIGLSVLDLINAFEKSTGVKLNYKLTDRRVGDIEKVWANPEHANNELGWKAETSTEDTLLSAWKWQLKLRERGIQ, encoded by the coding sequence ATGAAAAAAAGAATTTTAGTAACTGGTGGTACCGGTTATATCGGTTCTCATACAGTTGTAGAACTCCAAAATAGTGGATATGAAGTAATCATTATCGATAATTTATCCAATTCAAGTGCCGATGTTGTTGACAATATTGAAAAAGTGTCTGGCATTCGTCCTGTTTTCGAAGAATTAGATTGTCTTGATTTTGCTGGTCTTGATGCATTGTTTACTAAATATAAAGGTATTGAAGCTATTATTCATTTTGCAGCAAGCAAAGCTGTTGGTGAATCTGTTCAAAAACCATTGCTTTACTACCGCAACAATCTTGTTTCATTAATAAACTTATTGGAACTGATGCCTAAACATGGTGTTAACGGTATTGTTTTCTCTTCATCTTGTACCGTTTATGGTGAACCCGATCAGCTTCCTGTAACAGAACAAGCTCCAATTAAGCCTGCAACTTCTCCTTACGGAAATACAAAACAGATTAATGAAGAAATTGTAAAAGATACTGTAACTTCAGGTTCTCCAATCAATGCAATTCTTCTTCGTTACTTTAATCCAATCGGTGCTCATCCAACAGCTTTATTGGGTGAACTTCCTAATGGTGTTCCACAGAATCTGGTTCCATATATTACTCAAACAGCTATTGGAATCCGCGAGCAATTAAGCGTGTTTGGTCATGATTATAATACTCCTGACGGCACTTGTATTCGCGACTTTATCAATGTTGTTGATTTGGCTAAAGCTCACGTTATCGCTATTGACCGTATTTTGAATGGAAAACAAAAAGCTAAAGTTGAGACTTTCAATATTGGTACAGGAATAGGACTTTCTGTATTGGATTTAATCAATGCATTTGAAAAATCTACTGGCGTAAAGTTAAACTATAAGCTTACCGATCGTCGTGTTGGTGATATTGAAAAGGTATGGGCTAACCCTGAGCATGCAAATAATGAATTGGGTTGGAAAGCTGAAACAAGTACTGAAGATACTCTTTTATCTGCCTGGAAATGGCAATTAAAATTAAGAGAAAGAGGTATTCAATAA
- a CDS encoding carboxypeptidase-like regulatory domain-containing protein, protein MKRLCFFFIFACVVLHTLWSGNGGDPLSGRIQIEKKKNTIYELLNYIGDVSGYYFIYDSKIIDNEKKSQTKSGTYSIREAIYHVLKSENYTLRAVDRYILINDKNFPAPQPLHHAAVSKTKDSISYKNISGVILEKLSLEPIAYCSVSLEGTAIGTITNSNGKFLLRVPDSLNVEKLHVSHIGYESQRIPLTILENGSSNIYLSQRIIPLQEVIFRLVNPRKIVKEALDARDHLYLDKPSYFTSFYREGIERKKELLKLTEAVFKVYKQSYTHSTADQVKLLKMRKITNNAVKDSLVLKMKAGVEASLMLDLMKNIPDYLEINDKNIYDYTKIDMTEIDSRMAHVISFEQRKGITEPYLRGKLYIDAENSALLSAELEVHPSYIEKAEELFVEKRGKNVKIHPQQIVYSVSYKELNGKYYMNHVRGDLYFKMKGKGQLFFNPLHIFFEMVTCKVDTNSVIPFPREERLPVKKIFSEENFGYDNNFWGDFNVILPEENINKNLSRITSKIEESESKAL, encoded by the coding sequence ATGAAACGCTTGTGCTTCTTTTTTATATTTGCATGTGTCGTCCTTCATACTCTGTGGTCAGGGAATGGAGGCGATCCTTTAAGTGGACGTATACAGATTGAAAAGAAAAAGAACACTATTTATGAGTTGTTGAATTACATTGGGGATGTTTCCGGTTACTATTTTATTTACGATAGTAAGATTATTGATAACGAAAAAAAATCTCAGACAAAATCTGGCACATATTCAATTCGTGAAGCTATTTACCATGTGCTTAAAAGTGAAAACTATACTTTAAGAGCTGTTGATAGATACATATTAATTAATGATAAAAACTTTCCGGCACCTCAGCCTTTACATCATGCGGCCGTATCAAAGACAAAAGATAGTATATCTTATAAGAATATATCCGGGGTTATACTTGAAAAATTATCATTAGAACCTATCGCTTATTGTTCTGTAAGTCTGGAAGGTACAGCCATTGGCACGATAACAAATAGCAATGGAAAGTTTTTATTGAGAGTACCCGATTCTTTAAATGTAGAAAAGCTGCATGTTTCTCATATCGGGTATGAATCACAAAGAATACCATTAACTATTTTAGAAAATGGTTCTTCGAACATATATTTATCTCAGCGCATTATTCCTCTTCAGGAGGTAATCTTTCGTTTAGTAAATCCGCGTAAAATTGTAAAAGAAGCCTTAGATGCCCGCGATCATCTTTATCTGGATAAACCATCTTATTTTACGTCATTCTACAGAGAGGGAATTGAACGTAAGAAAGAACTGTTAAAGCTTACAGAGGCAGTTTTTAAAGTGTATAAGCAAAGTTATACTCATTCAACTGCCGATCAGGTTAAACTATTAAAGATGCGCAAAATTACAAATAATGCAGTGAAAGACTCGCTTGTGCTGAAAATGAAAGCTGGAGTTGAAGCTTCTTTGATGCTTGATTTAATGAAGAACATTCCCGATTATCTTGAAATTAATGATAAGAATATTTATGATTATACCAAGATTGATATGACGGAAATAGATTCACGTATGGCACATGTTATTTCTTTTGAGCAAAGAAAGGGCATCACAGAACCATATCTGAGGGGGAAATTATATATTGATGCAGAAAACTCAGCCTTACTTAGCGCAGAGTTGGAAGTCCATCCGTCTTATATTGAAAAAGCAGAAGAATTGTTTGTTGAAAAACGTGGTAAAAATGTAAAAATTCACCCTCAACAAATAGTTTATTCCGTTTCTTATAAAGAATTAAACGGCAAATATTACATGAATCACGTAAGAGGTGATTTGTATTTTAAGATGAAAGGCAAAGGGCAACTGTTCTTCAACCCGCTGCATATATTCTTTGAAATGGTAACGTGCAAGGTTGATACGAATAGTGTAATTCCGTTTCCGCGAGAAGAAAGATTGCCTGTTAAGAAGATTTTTTCAGAGGAAAACTTTGGTTATGATAATAATTTCTGGGGAGATTTTAATGTTATCCTTCCCGAAGAAAATATAAACAAAAATCTTTCTCGTATAACTTCCAAGATTGAGGAATCTGAAAGCAAAGCTTTATAA
- the ispE gene encoding 4-(cytidine 5'-diphospho)-2-C-methyl-D-erythritol kinase: MIVFPNAKINLGLNITEKRPDGYHNLETVFYPVHIEDALEVVPLNEPDKDFKLQVFGTSIAGNPEDNLVVKAYYLLKERFNLPAISIFLQKNIPSGAGMGGGSSDGAFMLKLLNDKFSLNLSDDELEAFAAKLGADCPFFIKNKPTFATGTGNIFSEINISLKGLYILIIKPEIFVSTRDAFSLIKPVFPEKSIKEIIQSPVEEWKDNLINDFEKSVFAQYPEIGKAKEKLYEAGAIYASMSGSGSSLYGLFKTPVDNPELIFQDYFIWQGEL; this comes from the coding sequence ATGATTGTATTTCCAAATGCCAAAATAAACCTGGGACTTAACATCACAGAAAAACGTCCTGATGGTTACCACAATTTAGAAACAGTTTTTTATCCTGTTCATATAGAAGATGCATTAGAAGTTGTACCTCTTAATGAACCCGATAAAGATTTTAAATTACAGGTGTTTGGTACTTCAATAGCCGGTAATCCTGAAGATAATTTAGTAGTGAAAGCCTACTATTTACTAAAAGAAAGGTTTAACCTTCCGGCAATTTCTATTTTTCTTCAAAAGAACATTCCATCCGGAGCAGGTATGGGAGGAGGTTCATCTGACGGCGCATTCATGCTAAAGCTTCTGAATGACAAATTCTCTTTAAATTTATCAGATGATGAGCTGGAAGCATTTGCAGCAAAACTAGGAGCCGACTGTCCATTCTTTATTAAAAACAAACCCACTTTCGCCACTGGTACCGGAAATATTTTTTCAGAAATAAACATCTCATTAAAAGGATTATATATATTAATTATTAAACCAGAGATTTTTGTTTCTACCCGTGATGCTTTTTCACTAATCAAACCTGTCTTTCCTGAAAAAAGTATTAAAGAGATCATTCAATCTCCTGTTGAAGAGTGGAAAGACAACTTAATAAACGACTTCGAGAAAAGTGTATTTGCTCAATATCCGGAAATAGGAAAAGCCAAAGAGAAACTATACGAAGCTGGTGCAATATATGCTTCTATGTCTGGTTCAGGATCTTCATTATACGGTTTATTCAAAACTCCGGTAGATAATCCGGAACTTATATTCCAGGATTATTTTATCTGGCAGGGAGAATTATAA